In Acidimicrobiales bacterium, the sequence ACGCCTGTCTCGGGCATGTGAGCTCCGACCCCAGAGTGCTGCTGGAGGTGATCTCCGTCGTCGGCGTCTGGGGGATGGTGGCGGCCCAGCTGCGCACCATCGGCGTGCCCCTCGAGGAGGGAGTGGCGCCGTGGCCGCCCGACGGGGACGGTCCCCGGCTCCGGTGAGTGGAGACGATGGGACTCGAACCCACGACCCCCTGCTTGCAAAGCAGGTGCTCTAGCCAGCTGAGCTACGTCCCCGGATGGCCGGTCAGATGCCGGAACCCGGGGAAAGGCTACCCCCGGTGACGTCCCCCACCGGGCCCGCCCACGGGCCTAGTCGGGTCCGTCGGCGGGCTGGTCCCAGAGGTGGCCGGTCCGCAGCTTGACGGTCAGGCCGGCGCCGGCTGACTGCTCCTGCCCGCCCGGCGCCGTGCCGGTGACCGTCAGGGTGAAACTTCCCGTCCCGCCGTCGGGCGAGGTGTGGACCGTCAGGTTCGACGAATTGCGGGTGGGATTCGGGTTCCAGGTGACGATGGCGCCGGTGGGCAGGCCCGTCACCGCCAGGCTGACCGGCTGGTTAAACCCGTTGATGGGGTGGATCGTGACCTTGTAGGTGGTCTTCTGGCCCTGGTTGATCGTCCGCGAGGACGGTGACACCGACTGCGTGTATCCGGGGGTGTTGGCGACCTGGACGACGAGGGTGGCCGGGACGGAGTGGGTCAGGGCGCCGTCCTGGCCGGTGATGGTGAACGGGTACGACTGGGCCGCCAGGTCACTCGCCGTCGTCACCGTCAGGGTCGAGCCGGAGGACGTCGAGCCCGGGGTGAACGTGGCCTGGGCGCCGGTCGGCAGCCCGGACGCCGACAGCGCCACCGAATCGCCGAATCCGCCGCTCGGGGTCACCGTCACCCCGTAGGTAGCGGGGTGGCCGGCGGTCACCGTAGCGCTGGAGGGACTGACGCCGAGCGAGAAGTCGGGGGACGAGGCGGGAGGCACGGTCCCGCCGAAGGCGTCCATCGCCTCGTTCAGTGTGCTCCCGTTCGGCGGAGCGGCAACGGCGAAGACCCCGTAGGGAACGCCCGGAGCCGGCCCGACGAACGACGTGGACTGGTAGTCGCCGACCATGGAGCCCTGGTTGGTGGAGGCGAGGGACCCGAGAGTCATGGGCCCGGCGACCACCGTGGGGGCGCTCCAGTCCTGGCCGGCGTCCGGCGAGGCGGTGTAGCCGACCTCGAGCTGGCAGGTCGACGCCGTGCAGGACGCCGAGGGATAGAAGTAGTAGGTGAGGGCCAGGCGGGCCGTGGCCCCAGAGGTCGCCGGATCCACACCCAGGCCGGGGATGAAGTCGTCCTCGGCGCCGGAGACGGCGCTGATCGGGACCCGGGTGACGGCGCTCCAGTGAACGCCGTCGGCCGAACGGGTCATGACTATGTCGTTGGCGGCGCAGCCCGGCCGGAAGCGGCAGTCCTGCCACGCCACGTAGACGTTCCCGGCCCCGTCGACGCCGGCGGAGGGCAGGGGGCTGGTCCGCAGCGCCCCAGCCACGTCGTGCGAAGTGATGCTGGTGATGGTGGCGACGGGCCCCCAGCTCGCACCACCGTCGGTGGACTCGAAGGCGCCGAGGGCGCTCTCGGACGCGTTGTCGAGCGGGACCACCACGGTGCCGTTGGGCTGGACCACCGGCTGGCCGCCGATCCCGGTGATGCCGCCCGAGACCGTCGTGGCCGCCCCCCAGGTCGAACCCCCGTCGCTCGAGGTGCTCATGTAGATCCGGTTGCCCTGGGCGTTGTTGTCCCACTGCACGTAGCAGTTGCCGTAGTCGGGGCTGGTGACGGAGTCGTCGCAGGTGATCCATTCCTTGTCAGGTCCGGACTGCGCCGTCACCGCGACGGGCGGGGACCAGCTGATCCCGTCGGGTCCGGCGCTGACGAGCACCCCTGCGCCCCCGGTGCCCTTGAGGGCCAGCGACGCGACCAGCCATCTCCCGTGGCGGGCGTCGTGGGCCACCGACGGGTCGCTCACCCGGTCGAAGCCTCCGCCGGCGTACACCGTGGTACCCGGGAGGGAGCCACGCGTCCACGAAGACCCGCCATCGGTCGAGGTGGCCCACGCGATGTCCGAGGAGCCTCCGCCGAAGAACCGGCCGGACTGGAAGGCGGCCACGATCGTCGATCCGTAAGCGAAGGTGTCGGGCTCGACCTCGGTGCCGTGCTCCGAGGAGGTGTTGGTGAAGACGTCGGTGCTCACCTGAATAACCCCGGACGCGGCGGTAGCGGTCCCACCGGGAAGGACCAGGGGAGCAGCGGCCGGGCCGACCAGGAGCGCGCCGGCCAGAGCGGTTCGTCGCATGCGGGACATCGGCCCCCACGGTGCCGCCCGGGCCGGGCGCTCAGCTATAGCCCGAACGGGTCATTGTGGCCAAGCAGGGCCGGGCGGCGTCACAGGCCGTCGGTACCTTCCGGGCCCATGACCGCGACCGCAGTTCTCGTGGGCGTCGTGACCGGCGTCGTCCTCGGCTGGCTGCTGCTCCGCCGGCGCGTCGACCGCTGGGCCCGTCGCCAGCTGGAGCGGTGGCAGGCCGCCACGAGCGACGCCATCAGACAGGACAGCCTGCTGCGGAGCCGGGCCGTCCTCCACGGGCGGGCGTCGGAGCAGCTGGCGCCGGTCACGACCCTGTTTCCTTTCGACCCCGCCGACGCCCGCTTCATCGGCACCCCCGTCGACTTCGTGGTCTTCGACGGCTACCGGGAGGTGACGGCCGGGAGACGGGACACCCTGCGCCGGATCGTGCTGGTCGACGTCAAGACCGGCGCCTCGTCGCTGACCACCGTGCAGCGCCGGGTCCGGGACTGCGTGGCCAAGGGGCGGTACTCCTGGCACCAGGTCGGGGCCGGGACCGGAGCGCGCCGTGGCTGATCTCCTGATCGCGGCTCTGTTCGGAGTGGTGGCGGGGATCGTGCTCACCGCCGTGCTGCTGCACCGATCGGCCGCGGCTCGGGCCCGGGACCGCTTCGAAGCGTGGCGGGCCGACGAACGGGCCGGCATCCGGCACCGCACGCTCGCCGCGGCCCGGGGCGGGATCAAAGCCGAGGTGGCCGAGGGGTTCGCCGGCGTGGTCGACGCCTTCCCGTTCGAGGCGTCCGACGCCCGGTTCGTCGGTGACCCGGTCGCCTTCGTGGTCTTCGACGGACACACCGAGGTGAAAGACCGGGCCTCGCCCTCATTGCGGGGGGTCTCGTTCGTGACCATGGCCGCCCCGGACGGCGACGGTGACGACCCCGGCCTCCTCGTCGCCGAGTGCGTGGCGGGAGCCCGGGTGGAGTGGCTGACTCTCCGCCTGCCCTGAGCCCCGGCGTAGGTTCCGGGCATGACCGCAGTGGACCCGATGGGGCAGTTCCGGCTGGACGGCCAGGTGGCCGTGGTGACCGGGGCCAGCTCCGGGATCGGCGTGCGCATCGCCCGCGTCCTCGACGCCCTGGGGGCGGCGGTGGTCGTGTCGGCCCGCCGCAAGGACCGGATCGAGGCCCTGGCCGCCGAGCTGACCCGGGCCGAGGCGGTGGCGTGCGACGTGAGCGAGCCCGGCGCCTCCGAGGCCCTGGTCGAGCGGGCGGTGGAGGTGTTCGGGCGGGTCGACATCGCCGTGGCCAACGCCGGCGTGGGCCGGCCCGCCCCCGCCATCAGGGAGGGTGCGGACCAGTTCGGAGAGGTCGTGAACGTCGACCTGGTGGCCCCCTTCGAGCTGGCCCGGGCCGCCGCCCTCCAGATCAGGGAGGCGGGCAACGGAGGGGTGATCCTGAACGTGGCCTCGGCCGCCGCCTTCATGTCCACCCCGTTCCTGCCCCAGGCCAGCTACGTGGCGGCCAAGTCGGGGCTGGTCGGCCTGACGCGCGAGCTGGCCCTGCAGTGGGCCCGCTACGGGATCCGGGTGAACGCCCTCTGTCCGGGCATGTTCCCCACGGAGATGACGGCCGAGCTGTTCGAGTCCGATGACCTGCGGACCCGTTACGAAGCCATCGTCCCCATGCAGCGGCTGGGCCGGATGGAGGAGCTCGACGGGGCGGTGGCCTTCCTCGTCAGCCCGGCCAGCAGCTACATGACCGGCCAGACCCTGGTCGTCGACGGGGGCGGCAAGATCTGACCCGAATTTTGGGGCGTGGCTACGATCCGCGGCGCCAGCATCACGACGAACCGGCAGCGACGTCAGCCGAGCCGGCCACGGAACCGGAGGGGCCATGATCGCCACCCACACCACGGCCGAGGCCGGCCCCGCCAGCGGGCGGGAGGAGGGGAGGGGGCCAGAGGGCCGCTTCGCCCGGTTGTCGGACGTCTCGATCGGCCCGTTCGGGGGCACGGTGGCCGTGGTGCTGGTGGCGGCCGGCCTGCTGGTGATCGGCATCGGGTGGAACGGGGCCGCCGGAAGCGGCTCCTACGTCAACGGGGTCCCCGACATCCGGGCCCAGATCCCCTGGCTGATCTCAGGCGGGTGTCTCGGGGTGGCGCTGGTCGTGATCGGCGCGGCCCTGATGGTCACCCAGTCGCACCGGACCGACCGGGCCCGGCTCGAGGCCCGGCTCGAGGAGCTGAGCGACGCCGTGCGCGCCATGGCCGCCGGGGGCGGGGGGGCCCGGGCCGCGGCGGCGCCGGGGATGGTGGTGGCGGGAGCGTCCTCCTACCACCGGCCCGACTGCCGCCTGGTCGAGGGACGCGACGACGCCGAGTATCTGACGCCGGCCGAGGCCCAGGAGCGGGGGCTCGCGCCGTGCCGGATCTGCAAGCCCGACTCATAGAGCCGGGTCGACGCCGCCCCGGCGGGCGGATCTGGCCTCCGGGAGGGGGACCACCCGCGAAATGGAATTCCCGTGTCGTATGTGAAATTCCTCATATGCCGCGCCAATTGGGACGGTAGGTGGCCGGAGAAGCACCAGCAGCACCCGAACCGGCGACGGGTCAGCGCCGCGGGTGTTGCTGCGACCACGACACGTCGAGAAAATCGTGCCGTATATGAAAGTTCATATACGGCAGCACATCTCATGTTTCGGGGGGTGGGGACGGAGAGGTGATCCGGCCTCGGGGTGTCCCCGGTGAGGCGGGAGGACCCGGGCCGGACTGCGACCGCTCAGCCCAGGTAGACCTCGCGCAGGTTGCCCGACCGCTCCAGGTCGGCGCCCCGCCCGTCGTAGTTGATCGAACCCTTCTCCATGATCAGGGCCTGGTCGGCGTAGGGGAGGACCCCGATGTTCTGCTCGACCAGGATCACGGTGACGCCGTCGTCGTTGATCTGGTGCACGATCGAGAAGACCGTCTGCGCCAGCAGGGGTGACAGGCCGAGCGACGCCTCGTCGACCAGCAGGAGGCGGGGCTGGGCCATGAGGGCCCGGCCGATCGCCAGCATCTGCTGCTCGCCGCCGGAGAGGGTGCCGGCCAGCTGACCGGCCCGCTCCTCCAGGCGCGGGAAGTAGCCGAAGACCTTCTCCATCACCTGGCGGGTTCCCGACCGGCGGGTCCAGGCCCCGAGCTCGAGGTTCTTGCGGACGCTGAGGGCGGGGAAGACCCTGCGTCCCTCGGGGGAAAGGGCCACGCCGAGCTGCACGATCTCCGAGGGCTCGAGCCCCCCGATCTCCTTCCCGGCGAAGCGGATCGATCCGCTCCAAGGCGCCAGCAGCCCGGCGATCGTGTTGACGGTCGTGGTCTTCCCCGCCCCGTTGAGGCCGAACACGACGGCGGTGCTGCCCTCCTCGATGGAGAACGACACCCCGTGGAGGACGGGGAGGTTCCCGTAGCCGGTACGGAGGTCGGAGACCTCGAGCAGGCTCACGAGACGGCCGCCTCGCCCTCGGTGGCCGCCGCCTCCAGGGCGCCCTCGGCCTCCCCGCCCAGATAGGCCGCCACCACGTCGGGGTGGTTCTTGATGTGCTCGGGGGAGCCCTCCGCCAGCAGCCGCCCGAAGTTCAGGACGTACACGTAGTCACAGAGGCTGGTGACGAGGGGGACGTGGTGCTCGATGAGGAGCATGGTGAGGCCGAACTCGCGGCGGAGGAAGGCCAGGCGCTCCCCCAGCTGGTGGGCCTCCTCCGGGCCCATGCCCGATGACGGCTCGTCGAGGAGAAGGATCTCGGGGTCGGTGGCCAGGGCGCAGCCGAGCTCGAGGAGCTTGAGGACGCCGTAGGGGAGGCCCGAGATCACGGTGTCGCGCACCTCGGTCAGCCCGAGCAGGTCGAGGATGGCGTCGGCCCGCGCCGTTAACACGCGCTCCTCGGACAGCGACGTGCCCGTACCGAGGATCCCCGACAGGACCGAGTAGCCCGCCTTCAGGTGCTGGGCGGTGCGCAGGTTCTCGCGGGCGGTGGCGGTCTTGACCATGCCGACGTTCTGGAAGGTGCGCCCGAACCCGAGGGCGGCCCGGCGGTGGGCCGGCAGGAGGGTCACGTCCCGGCCCTTGAAGACCACATGCCCGCGGTTGGGCCGGTACACGCCGGTGATGCAGTTGAAGGCGGTCGTCTTACCGGCGCCGTTGGGGCCGATGAGCCCGACGATCTCCCACTCGCCGATGCTCATGGTGAGCCCGTCCAGGGCCTGCAGGCCCCCGAAGCGGATCGCCAGATCCCGGATCTCGAGCATCAGGGCCCCACCGCCCCGGGCGCCGACGCGCCCGCCGCGCCCGAGTCCCCCGACGCCCCCGGGGCCCCGCCCCCGGACGGCGCCCGGAACGGTCCCCCCGTCATCCACCGCACCACCGGGGCCAGCTGCTGGGCCAGCCCGCCCGGGTTGAACGCCAGCGTGAGCAGGAGGAGCAGGGCGCCGAGAAGGTCGGGCCCGAACTGGAGGATGTTGGCGCCGGTCTGGGTCGGGAACAGGTCGGCGAACGACTTGAACGGGCCGAAGCTGGCGATGAAGTCGTGCAGGACCGCGAACAGGATCGATCCCGCCACCACCCCCGCCCGTGACCCGGCCCCCCCGACCACGGTCATGAGCACGAACACCAGCGCCAGGCGGAAGTCGAAGTCGCTGCCGACGAACTGCTGGGTCGCGAACGAGAAGAGGGCGCCGGCCACCCCGGCCACCATCCCGGAGAGGGTGAACGCCAGCAGCTTGTAGCCCACCACGTTCACGCCCATGGCGGCGGCCACCCGCTCGTCCTCCTTGATGGCCTTGAAGGCCCGGCCCCCCTTGGAGCGGGTGAGACGGGAGTCGAGGTAGCACACGGCCACGACCACAAGCAGGCAGACGTAGTAGTAGCGGTTCTCGGGCAGCAGCGACGCCGGCCGGTTGGCGGCCTCGCCGGCGCCGCCGCCGGTGAACGTCGACAGCTCGAACAGCGACTGCTCCAGGGTCAGGCCGAACACGAGGGTGATCAGGGCCAGGTACAGGCCGCTGATCCGGAGAGCGACGAAGCCGACCAGCGCCGCCGACATCCCGCCGGTCAGCGCCCCGACCGCCAGCGCCACCGGGAACGGCAGGCCGTGGGCCGTGCTCACGTAGGCGGCGAAGAGCGCCCCCGTCCCCACCAGCCCCTGGTGCCCGAGGGAGAGCTGACCCGTGTACCCGAGGATGATGTTCAGCGACAGCCCGGCCAGGGCGTAGACGGCGGCGGTGGTGCCGTGGCGGGCCACGTTGGGACCGGCCAGCCCCACGGCGATCGCCGCTCCGGCCAGCCCCAGCCACGCCAGGGCGCGCCACCCGTTGGCCGCCGCCGTGTCCCGGTCCACCAGGCCGGGACGGAGCAGGCCGCCGGGCGCCGACGCCAGCGAGCCGGTGGTCACGTCTCCCGCCCCAGGAGACCGGTGGGCCGGAACAGCAGCACGAGCAGCAGGGTCCCGAAGATCACGAGGGCGTCCCCGCCGGGGACCGATGCGGGCATGTAGCGGCCCCCGAACGAGTCGATCAGCCCGAGGGCAATGGAGCCGACGAAGGCACCGGGCAGGCTGGTCATGCCCCCGAGCACGGCGCCAATGAACGCGAAGACCAGCGGACCGACCCCCGTCAGGATCCCGCTGACCAGCCCGGGCTGGTAGGGGCCGCCGGGAACGTCGATGAGTCCGGCCGCCGCCCCGAGCAGCCCGGCCAGCGACCACGTCAGCATCGAGATCCGGTTGACGTTGATCCCCACGGTGTTGGCCGCCACCGGGTCCTGCGACACGGCCAGGATGCCGAGTCCGTACCGGGTGCGGAAGAACACCACCGCCAGGACGGCCACCGCCAGCAGCACCAGCACCCGGGTGATCTGGGTCCAGCCGAACACGTAGGCGTCGGGCGAGGTCACCGACCCGAACAGGGCGAAGCGGCTGTGACCCCCGAGGGCCGGGAAGACGTGGGAGAGGTCGGTGCCGGTGAACAGCGCCTGCATGCTGGCGAAGAACAGGGCCACGCCCGCCGTGGCCACGAGCAGGGTGGCCCGGGGCGCCCGGAAGAGGGGCCTGATCACCAGCCGCTCGGTGAGCAGGCCGCAACCCGTCCCCGCCACCAGCCCCAGCACCATCGCCACCGCGAGGGGGAGCTTCGGGAACGGGCCCAGGCCGTCGACGGCCGACACGGCGATCAGCGCCGCCATCGACCCGAACTCCCCCTGGGCGAAGTTGAAGATGCCGTTGGCCTTGTAGATCAGCACGATCCCGATGGCCAGCAGCCCCCAGAGGCAGCCGTTGACCAGCCCGTTGGCGATCGGGACGCCGATCGATCCTCCGACCGACGCCACCACGGCGTGCATCAGCCGGTCACGAGCTCAAAGGAGCGCTGCCCACCGTGACGTACTGGGTCTTCGAGCAGTCCAGCTTCTCGATCCACGCCCCGGTGCCCCCGAAGTGGCCGCCCTTGAAGTTGATGGTCGGGAGGACGTCGAGCTGGGGCCCGAAGGGGGCGGTGAACTTCGGCATGGCGCCGATGAAGTTGTCCCGGGTGAGCTTGTCGATGCTGCCCAGCGAGTTGAGCATGTAGTACTCGGCCTCGTTGGTGGCGTAGACCAGCATCTCCAGGTCCCGCTCGGCGGGAGCGGCGTCGGGAGCCGGGTTGCTCTCGTTGGTGAACCCGGGGGGCTGGCGGTCCAGCCCGAAGAACGGGGAGAGAAACCCGGCGCTGATCGTCGGCTGCTCTCCACACACCGGGGCGGCCACCAGGTCCTCCCCGTTGGTGATTCCGGGGCCCACCCACGCCGGGGTGTAGAGCTGCTGCGAGGCGGAACGGACCAGGTCGATCCAGAAGTTGGGGTCGATGTCGAGGAAGACGGTCGTGGCCCCGAACTGCTTGGCCCTGCTGATGGCGGTGTCGGCGTCGGACTGCTGGAACACCTTGGGGGAGCGGATCACCGTGAACGAGACGTGGTGCTGGGACAGCACCTGGGACATGGCGGAGGTGACGTCGTCGAAGTTCGGGGTCTGCTCGGTGAGCACCGCCCACTTGCCCTTGGCCGGGTTGGCGAACAGCTGGTTGGCCATGGTCCAGACCTCGGGGGCCTGGGCCGCATAGGTCTGGCTGATGGCGAAGTAGTTCGACAGGTTGTTGAGCCCGTTGGTCGTGACCCCGGCCGACAGATAGGGGGTGTGGCTCGAGGCCAGCACCGGGTCGGTGGCGCACGCCTGGATCTGGTCGGTACCGGCTCCGCCGAGGATCAGGAAGTCCTTCCGGGACAGCTGCTCACATGCCGACCGGGCCACCGACGGGTTGTACTGGTCGTCGAGGAAGTCCACGACCACCTGGCGGCCGAACAGCTTGTGGTTCTCCCAGAACAGCTTGGAGCCGGTGGCGAAGGCCTGTAGCGGCACGGGCGCCGCCCCCGTCTGGGGGGCGTGGAGCCCGAGGCGGATGGTCGTGGCGGAGATCCCGACCCGCTGATAGGGGGCGTTCGGGTTCCCGGGCGCCGGGGCGGCCGTGCCCCCCGTGCTCCCGGGCGCTCCCGCCGTGGTGCCCCCGCCCGTCGACCCACTCCCTGTACCGGTCCCGAGCGAGCCGCCCCCGCCGGCCGGGGCCCCGCCCGTTTCCCCCAGGGCGCCGCCCGAGCCCGGAGCAAGGCCGGTCGACCCCGCCGGCCCGGCACCGGTCGTCCCGGGGCCGGTGGCGCCCCCGGCCCCGGTCGTCCCACCCGCGCTCCCGGCCCCGCCGGCCGCCACGACGCCTCCGCCCTTCTTGATGGCGTTGACCGCGCCGGGCGTCAGCCCGCACGCCGCCGCTCCCACGGCCACCAGGACGGCGACCGCGGCCGGAGCCGCTCCCAACCTTCTGTCTCTCATCGCATCCCCGTCCTCAGCTTCCGGGCCACGCCCCGGTCGGTCGGGCCGGAGCGCACGGTGGGATCCCCGAGGATCAGGCTCACGATCAGCAGAACCACCAGCAGGACGACCGCGGCGACCACGAAGCCCATCAGGGGGCGAATTCTTACCCCGACCTGCTCCCCGGGGCGATCGCGGGAGTCAGCGCGGGGTCAACCGGGGGCCAACCCGGGGTCAGCCGAGGGAGCGGAGGAGGGCGCCGAGCGCCGTCGGGGCCAGGGCGTCGGTGCCTCCGAACGCCTCGAGGGTGCGCACCCCGGGCCGCACCGCGGCCAGGTACCGGGCCATCGGATCGGGCACCGGGCCCGAAGGGGGCACGAGGAGGAGGGGGCCGCTGGTCCCGAGGGCGGGCCCGGCAGCCAGGGCGTCGGGGAAGTTGGTGCCGGTGGCGGCCCCGATGACCGACGGGGTGACGAAGAAGCGCCCGGCCACCGCCGCCGAGGTGGTGTACCGGTCGGGCCCGGCCAGGGCCTGGGCGGTGGGGTCGGCGTGGACGGCGGGCGCCCCGACGGCGAAGCGCACGTCCCCCGGGTGGGCAGCGAGGTAGGACGCGGTCTCGGACGACTGGCCCGGTCCGGAGGTGAGCAGCACGGCCGCGCCCTGGCTGATGGCGGCCGGTCCGGCCGTGAGGCCGTCGGGGAAGTCGGTGCCCGACGCCTCGAAAACGGTGTGGGGATTGCCGAGCTGGGTGGCCACCGCCACCGCGGTGGCGTAGCGGGTGTTCCCCTCGATGCGCACGACCTTGTAGCCGTGCGAGATGAGGGCCGTGTCGATGGAGGGCGAGACGGCCGCCGTGCCGCCGAGCACGTAGATGACCTCGCCGGCCGGCACCGCCCGCTGGATCTCCGCCAGGGCCGTGGGGTCGAGGGCCAGCGGTCCGGTCAGGAGCAGGGGCCCGTGCTTGGACGCCGCCAGGGGGGCGCCGGCCAGGGCGTCGGCGTAGGCGTCGGAGCGGGCCAGGACGGCGGCGTGGGCCGACCCGCCGGCCGGGAAGGCCACCCGCGAGGCCGCGACCGCGGTGCCGTCGCGGTCGGCGCCGGCCACGCGCACCGACACGCCCGGGAAGATGGGCGCGGGCGGAACGGTGGTCGAGGTCGTCGACGTGGACGTGGAGGTCGACGAGGTGGTCGACGTGGAGGTGGAGGTCGACCCCGTTCCCCCGGCGTCGCCGGCGAGGGCGAAGAAGTCCGACTTCAGCCCGAACCTGGCGGCGAAGGTCCCACCGGTGATCGTCACCGCGCCCGAGCTGCCGGACAGCCGCACCTGGGTGACGCGACCACCCCAGGCGGCGGCGGCCGGGCCCGTTCGCCCTGTGACCGAGGCGGATGAGAAGGTGCCGATGCTCGGGTAGGCGCTCTGGACGGCGGAGGGGGACACGCTCGCCGTCCAGTTGTGGTTGGGGTTGCACGCGCTGGTGACGCAGACGTTGTCGCCGGCGTCCTCGACGGCGGGGAACGTCCCTCCCGACGTCCACCCTCCGCTCGACGACGAGAACTCGGTGGACACCACTGCGCCGGCGCCGGTCACGCGCACCTGGCCGGCGGTGTCGGACACGGCGGCGTTGCCGAGCGACGCCTCGCCGGCGACGCCCCGGTAAACCTGGCACGACGTGGTGTCGCAGATGTCGGCGTAGCCGTACGACCCCGTCCCGCCGTTGGCGTGCTCGTCGGCCACGGCGTAGGAGCGGGCCGCCACCGCCTGGGCCTCGAGGGCCTGGAACCCCTGGGCCTGGCCCTGGGGGCCCGCCGGGCCGACCGCGCCCCAGTACGCCGGGGACTCCGACGTCACCACCCCGCGCAGGTACGACTCGAGCGGAACGACGTTGACCGTGCGGGCCACCCCGCCGACCTCCGCGGCCGCGATGGCGCCGCGCAGGTAGAGGTTCCCCGACGTGGTGCAGAGCTGCAGGAGCTGCGAACGGGGCGCAGCGGGATCAGACGTCACCGCGCCGACCGTCGCGGTGGGCGAGGTCCCGCCGTCGGTGCCCGTGCCCGCCGCGGTCCAGGGCCCGGCGCAGCTCGGCCCGGTCGAGACCTGCCAGACGCCCGGACCCGAGAGGTGCATGAGAACGGCCTGGCCCCCGCCGAGGGAGTGACCGGCCGCCGAGAACGCCGACTGCGAGGTCACGATGATGTCGTTGCCGTCGTTCTCCACCATGCGGACGCGGATC encodes:
- a CDS encoding exo-alpha-sialidase, whose translation is MSTDVFTNTSSEHGTEVEPDTFAYGSTIVAAFQSGRFFGGGSSDIAWATSTDGGSSWTRGSLPGTTVYAGGGFDRVSDPSVAHDARHGRWLVASLALKGTGGAGVLVSAGPDGISWSPPVAVTAQSGPDKEWITCDDSVTSPDYGNCYVQWDNNAQGNRIYMSTSSDGGSTWGAATTVSGGITGIGGQPVVQPNGTVVVPLDNASESALGAFESTDGGASWGPVATITSITSHDVAGALRTSPLPSAGVDGAGNVYVAWQDCRFRPGCAANDIVMTRSADGVHWSAVTRVPISAVSGAEDDFIPGLGVDPATSGATARLALTYYFYPSASCTASTCQLEVGYTASPDAGQDWSAPTVVAGPMTLGSLASTNQGSMVGDYQSTSFVGPAPGVPYGVFAVAAPPNGSTLNEAMDAFGGTVPPASSPDFSLGVSPSSATVTAGHPATYGVTVTPSGGFGDSVALSASGLPTGAQATFTPGSTSSGSTLTVTTASDLAAQSYPFTITGQDGALTHSVPATLVVQVANTPGYTQSVSPSSRTINQGQKTTYKVTIHPINGFNQPVSLAVTGLPTGAIVTWNPNPTRNSSNLTVHTSPDGGTGSFTLTVTGTAPGGQEQSAGAGLTVKLRTGHLWDQPADGPD
- a CDS encoding branched-chain amino acid ABC transporter permease, coding for MHAVVASVGGSIGVPIANGLVNGCLWGLLAIGIVLIYKANGIFNFAQGEFGSMAALIAVSAVDGLGPFPKLPLAVAMVLGLVAGTGCGLLTERLVIRPLFRAPRATLLVATAGVALFFASMQALFTGTDLSHVFPALGGHSRFALFGSVTSPDAYVFGWTQITRVLVLLAVAVLAVVFFRTRYGLGILAVSQDPVAANTVGINVNRISMLTWSLAGLLGAAAGLIDVPGGPYQPGLVSGILTGVGPLVFAFIGAVLGGMTSLPGAFVGSIALGLIDSFGGRYMPASVPGGDALVIFGTLLLVLLFRPTGLLGRET
- a CDS encoding SDR family oxidoreductase, with translation MTAVDPMGQFRLDGQVAVVTGASSGIGVRIARVLDALGAAVVVSARRKDRIEALAAELTRAEAVACDVSEPGASEALVERAVEVFGRVDIAVANAGVGRPAPAIREGADQFGEVVNVDLVAPFELARAAALQIREAGNGGVILNVASAAAFMSTPFLPQASYVAAKSGLVGLTRELALQWARYGIRVNALCPGMFPTEMTAELFESDDLRTRYEAIVPMQRLGRMEELDGAVAFLVSPASSYMTGQTLVVDGGGKI
- a CDS encoding ABC transporter substrate-binding protein; translated protein: MGAAPAAVAVLVAVGAAACGLTPGAVNAIKKGGGVVAAGGAGSAGGTTGAGGATGPGTTGAGPAGSTGLAPGSGGALGETGGAPAGGGGSLGTGTGSGSTGGGTTAGAPGSTGGTAAPAPGNPNAPYQRVGISATTIRLGLHAPQTGAAPVPLQAFATGSKLFWENHKLFGRQVVVDFLDDQYNPSVARSACEQLSRKDFLILGGAGTDQIQACATDPVLASSHTPYLSAGVTTNGLNNLSNYFAISQTYAAQAPEVWTMANQLFANPAKGKWAVLTEQTPNFDDVTSAMSQVLSQHHVSFTVIRSPKVFQQSDADTAISRAKQFGATTVFLDIDPNFWIDLVRSASQQLYTPAWVGPGITNGEDLVAAPVCGEQPTISAGFLSPFFGLDRQPPGFTNESNPAPDAAPAERDLEMLVYATNEAEYYMLNSLGSIDKLTRDNFIGAMPKFTAPFGPQLDVLPTINFKGGHFGGTGAWIEKLDCSKTQYVTVGSAPLSS
- a CDS encoding branched-chain amino acid ABC transporter permease: MTTGSLASAPGGLLRPGLVDRDTAAANGWRALAWLGLAGAAIAVGLAGPNVARHGTTAAVYALAGLSLNIILGYTGQLSLGHQGLVGTGALFAAYVSTAHGLPFPVALAVGALTGGMSAALVGFVALRISGLYLALITLVFGLTLEQSLFELSTFTGGGAGEAANRPASLLPENRYYYVCLLVVVAVCYLDSRLTRSKGGRAFKAIKEDERVAAAMGVNVVGYKLLAFTLSGMVAGVAGALFSFATQQFVGSDFDFRLALVFVLMTVVGGAGSRAGVVAGSILFAVLHDFIASFGPFKSFADLFPTQTGANILQFGPDLLGALLLLLTLAFNPGGLAQQLAPVVRWMTGGPFRAPSGGGAPGASGDSGAAGASAPGAVGP
- a CDS encoding Holliday junction resolvase-like protein; the protein is MADLLIAALFGVVAGIVLTAVLLHRSAAARARDRFEAWRADERAGIRHRTLAAARGGIKAEVAEGFAGVVDAFPFEASDARFVGDPVAFVVFDGHTEVKDRASPSLRGVSFVTMAAPDGDGDDPGLLVAECVAGARVEWLTLRLP
- a CDS encoding ABC transporter ATP-binding protein translates to MLEIRDLAIRFGGLQALDGLTMSIGEWEIVGLIGPNGAGKTTAFNCITGVYRPNRGHVVFKGRDVTLLPAHRRAALGFGRTFQNVGMVKTATARENLRTAQHLKAGYSVLSGILGTGTSLSEERVLTARADAILDLLGLTEVRDTVISGLPYGVLKLLELGCALATDPEILLLDEPSSGMGPEEAHQLGERLAFLRREFGLTMLLIEHHVPLVTSLCDYVYVLNFGRLLAEGSPEHIKNHPDVVAAYLGGEAEGALEAAATEGEAAVS
- a CDS encoding ABC transporter ATP-binding protein, whose protein sequence is MSLLEVSDLRTGYGNLPVLHGVSFSIEEGSTAVVFGLNGAGKTTTVNTIAGLLAPWSGSIRFAGKEIGGLEPSEIVQLGVALSPEGRRVFPALSVRKNLELGAWTRRSGTRQVMEKVFGYFPRLEERAGQLAGTLSGGEQQMLAIGRALMAQPRLLLVDEASLGLSPLLAQTVFSIVHQINDDGVTVILVEQNIGVLPYADQALIMEKGSINYDGRGADLERSGNLREVYLG
- a CDS encoding Holliday junction resolvase-like protein, with translation MTATAVLVGVVTGVVLGWLLLRRRVDRWARRQLERWQAATSDAIRQDSLLRSRAVLHGRASEQLAPVTTLFPFDPADARFIGTPVDFVVFDGYREVTAGRRDTLRRIVLVDVKTGASSLTTVQRRVRDCVAKGRYSWHQVGAGTGARRG